A window of Solea senegalensis isolate Sse05_10M linkage group LG20, IFAPA_SoseM_1, whole genome shotgun sequence contains these coding sequences:
- the LOC122786816 gene encoding collagen alpha-2(IX) chain-like, which produces MAALCDFLKTWVLLQTLCLALAQVRGPPGLQGQPGPPGPSGTPGSDGIDGEKGPPGPPGPPGLKGEPGEPGPDGVPGENGIDGLIGAKGDRGPIGSPGPKGKPGPSGEPGPPGIGLPGLAGIPGPVGLPGEIGPTGSKGIMGPPGAPGVPGPPGKPALQVARQIFLHQQQQQQQQQQQPHSHQVQSQQNTGSKSPKANDKQQSLQDLWLIEVSGGLVVDNFTQFRRFKSRRNEGGEKREVR; this is translated from the exons ATGGCTGCTCTCTGTGACTTCCTGAAGACCTGGGTTTTACTGCAGACCTTGTGCCTGGCTCTGGCCCAAGTG AGGGGCCCACCTGGACTCCAGGGCCAGCCCGGCCCACCAGGCCCATCCGGCACTCCCGGGTCAGATGGCATCGAT gggGAGAAAGGACCTCCTGGGCCTCCTGGTCCACCT GGACTAAAgggagaaccaggagaaccaGGTCCCGATGGAGTGCCAGGAGAGAACGGCATTGAT GGTTTGATTGGAGCAAAGGGTGACCGAGGTCCAATCGGAAGCCCCGGCCCTAAG GGCAAACCCGGGCCAAGCGGCGAGCCCGGCCCTCCG GGAATAGGCCTCCCAGGACTGGCT GGTATCCCTGGGCCTGTTGGTCTTCCTGGTGAAATTGGACCAACTGGATCAAAG GGCATCATGGGACCACCTGGGGCTCCAGGAGTTCCTGGACCTCCTGGCAAGCCT GCTCTCCAAGTGGCTCGGCAGATATTcctccatcagcagcagcagcagcagcagcagcagcagcagcctcactcACATCAAGTCCAGTCTCAACAAAACACTGGCAGCAAATCTCCCAAAGCCAATGACAAGCAGCAGAGTCTACAG GATTTGTGGTTGATCGAGGTTTCAGGTGGACTTGTTGTCGACAACTTCACTCAGTTCAGGAGGTTTAAAAGCAGGAGAAACGAGggtggagaaaagagagaagtgagATAA